From the genome of Carassius auratus strain Wakin chromosome 29, ASM336829v1, whole genome shotgun sequence:
GAAAAATACAGCATTTCTTACTTGTTGATTTACCTTTATTCAGGAGTCGACCATGCTCAAATGACATATGAGGGTGTACACTGGCATGCTACTGACAAATGCTTCTGTTGTGCCCAATGCAAAACCTCCCTGCTGGGCTGCCCCTTCCTTCCAAAAGAGGGCCGGATCTACTGCTCTAAGGACTGTAGCCTAGGTGAGGATGTCCATGCTTCTGACTCTTCAGACTCAGCTTTTCAGTCTGCCAGATCACGGGAATCACGACATAGCATACGAATGGGCAAGAGTAGTCGCCCTACAGAGCAGTGCCAGCAGACAAAACTCTATTCAGCAACAGATTACAGGAACTCTAGTCTCTGTGGTGACAACACTGAGACCGTGTGTCATCAGCTGGAGAGAATGAACTTAGCAGAGGACAGCTACTGGAGAGACCGGGATGAACAGGAAGGCCCTGAGGACTGTGTAGATGATTGGGCTGAGCATGAAGACTACATGACTCAACTGCTACTGAAATTTGGAGATCGTGGTGTCATTCACACGGAAGACACCAGGCCGGCCAAGCCATGGATGATGAAAGACTCTGAGACCAGCAGGACCAAACCAGAAATGAAGATCAGCAGCCATAATTTGGCAAGTACGAAGCACCACACTGAAATGTATTGGGCCCAGTCTCAGGATGGACTTGGAGACTCTGCCTATGGTAGTCACCCTGGCCCAGCTAGTGCTAGAAAGATTCAAGAGCTGGAGATGGATCAGGCAGCAGTATCTGGACTCTGGTCAAAGCCTAGGGAATGGTATGAAGACTCACTGGAGTGCATTACAAGTGAATTCCGGAAGGCAGAGCACAACATTGGAGATTCTATGGATTCTTTAGCTCTCTCAAACATTACAGGTAGGAAGGTCATCTTCTATCAGTCTTGCACTTGTCAGCCCTtattaaatttatcttaattattcATAACATGTCTTTCCAATTTCTCAGGAGCTTCGGTGGATGTAGACAGCAGAGACAGACAGACCATCTACTCACTCCAAAACATGAAAGACCAAGAAAGAGAGATTGATGAGTGTGATAACATTAGTAACATGGGCACACTAAACTCCTCAATGCTCCACAGAAGTGCTAATTCCTTGAGGAGTTTAAACTCTGAGCTGGACCGTGAGGAGACACTGGGGCAAGGAGAGAGAGTAGATGAGGAAGTAGAGGACAGAATTCCACCTTATTATGGAGAGGAACCACCCTCTCCACTTCATCTTCCAGTGCTGAGAAGGACCAAGTCTCAATCTCAGCCCCAATCCAGACCTCAGCAAGTGAAGTTCTCCGACGATGTTATGGATAAAGGATATTATGGCGGACTATGCTCAAGGCAACCACCGATGAGCGAGAGGACTCGCAGACGGACCTATCATATggaggaggagccacagagacGTCCTGCTAACAGACATCACAAACGCAGACAGGGCCGGAAAACACGTTCAGAAAATGCCTTGCACCTGCCTTCCAAAAATCTGGGTAAATTGCATGTTGTGCCTCAGATAATCAGCTCAAGCATACCAGAGCCCAGGAACGGTATTCTTCTAAATCACTCAGCACACAGTCAGCACCCTTATCATCAAACCCCAACAGACTTTTCTCAGCAGGGCATAATCCGAATGGACCATTTCCAAAACATTTGTGACGATGATGACGACGACGACTGGTGTTCGACATGTTCCTCTTCATCTTCAGAATCTGAGGAGGAGGGATTCTTTCTTGG
Proteins encoded in this window:
- the LOC113047988 gene encoding prickle-like protein 1 isoform X2 — translated: MSLETTSGIWPITRAPDMDLRGAKMTTGFQRSSTSDDDSGCALEEYTWVPPGLRTEQVQIYFSCLPEEKVPYVNSPGEKHRIRQLLYQLPPHDNEIRYCQSLSDEERRELHMFSIQRKKEALGRGTPKLLARALQHICEHCKENIKGGEMVVFASRAGPGPCWHPACFSCSTCHELLVDLIYFYHNGKVYCGRHHAELLKPRCSACDEIIFADECTEAEGRHWHMKHFSCFECETVLGGQRYIMKDGRPFCCGCFESLYAEYCEACGENIGVDHAQMTYEGVHWHATDKCFCCAQCKTSLLGCPFLPKEGRIYCSKDCSLGEDVHASDSSDSAFQSARSRESRHSIRMGKSSRPTEQCQQTKLYSATDYRNSSLCGDNTETVCHQLERMNLAEDSYWRDRDEQEGPEDCVDDWAEHEDYMTQLLLKFGDRGVIHTEDTRPAKPWMMKDSETSRTKPEMKISSHNLASTKHHTEMYWAQSQDGLGDSAYGSHPGPASARKIQELEMDQAAVSGLWSKPREWYEDSLECITSEFRKAEHNIGDSMDSLALSNITGASVDVDSRDRQTIYSLQNMKDQEREIDECDNISNMGTLNSSMLHRSANSLRSLNSELDREETLGQGERVDEEVEDRIPPYYGEEPPSPLHLPVLRRTKSQSQPQSRPQQVKFSDDVMDKGYYGGLCSRQPPMSERTRRRTYHMEEEPQRRPANRHHKRRQGRKTRSENALHLPSKNLGKLHVVPQIISSSIPEPRNGILLNHSAHSQHPYHQTPTDFSQQGIIRMDHFQNICDDDDDDDWCSTCSSSSSESEEEGFFLGQPIPKPRSQSFRYYTEDYPTRVTALTPPFGSRTKLKKKGHKGKNCIIS
- the LOC113047988 gene encoding prickle-like protein 1 isoform X1 encodes the protein MILMWSCLPDPSFITCTNWRLFPEFCRMHYTQWPHLMSLETTSGIWPITRAPDMDLRGAKMTTGFQRSSTSDDDSGCALEEYTWVPPGLRTEQVQIYFSCLPEEKVPYVNSPGEKHRIRQLLYQLPPHDNEIRYCQSLSDEERRELHMFSIQRKKEALGRGTPKLLARALQHICEHCKENIKGGEMVVFASRAGPGPCWHPACFSCSTCHELLVDLIYFYHNGKVYCGRHHAELLKPRCSACDEIIFADECTEAEGRHWHMKHFSCFECETVLGGQRYIMKDGRPFCCGCFESLYAEYCEACGENIGVDHAQMTYEGVHWHATDKCFCCAQCKTSLLGCPFLPKEGRIYCSKDCSLGEDVHASDSSDSAFQSARSRESRHSIRMGKSSRPTEQCQQTKLYSATDYRNSSLCGDNTETVCHQLERMNLAEDSYWRDRDEQEGPEDCVDDWAEHEDYMTQLLLKFGDRGVIHTEDTRPAKPWMMKDSETSRTKPEMKISSHNLASTKHHTEMYWAQSQDGLGDSAYGSHPGPASARKIQELEMDQAAVSGLWSKPREWYEDSLECITSEFRKAEHNIGDSMDSLALSNITGASVDVDSRDRQTIYSLQNMKDQEREIDECDNISNMGTLNSSMLHRSANSLRSLNSELDREETLGQGERVDEEVEDRIPPYYGEEPPSPLHLPVLRRTKSQSQPQSRPQQVKFSDDVMDKGYYGGLCSRQPPMSERTRRRTYHMEEEPQRRPANRHHKRRQGRKTRSENALHLPSKNLGKLHVVPQIISSSIPEPRNGILLNHSAHSQHPYHQTPTDFSQQGIIRMDHFQNICDDDDDDDWCSTCSSSSSESEEEGFFLGQPIPKPRSQSFRYYTEDYPTRVTALTPPFGSRTKLKKKGHKGKNCIIS